CGAGCGTTGCATGACATCATCTTGATCACGATATTCAGCGGCCTGACCCCCGGCACGTCGCAGGTCAGACTGGTGCCGATGCCGAAACTGGTCTTGATCCGGCCCTGCAGCGCCATCTTGATCTCCATGGCCTTGTCGAACGTCAGGGCATCGCTGAAGATCAGCGTCTTGGTCCCGGGGTCGACTCCCAGCTTTTCGTAATGGCGGATGCACTTTTCGGCAAATACCAGGGGGTCGCCGCTATCGTGACGCAACCCATCGAACAGCTTGGCAAAATACAGATCGAAATCGTTGAGAAAGGCATCGAGGGTGATGGTATCGGTCAAGGCGACGCCCAGATAACCCCGGTATTCCTGGACCCAAGCCTCCAATGCAGCCCGCTGGCTGTCGATCAGCCGACTGCCCAGCTGCTGGTGGGCCATGACCCATTCGTGGGCCATGGTGCCCATCGGCGCAAGGCCATGGCGACGCGCGATGTCGACGTTGCTGGTGCCCACGAAATTGCCCGGAAAATGTGTGCTCAGCGCCTCGATGATCACCTCCTGGACCGGCTGCGATAGTCGCCGACGGGTGCCGAAATCCGCCAGGTTGAATCCCTTGAGCTCGTCCGGCGAGTAGCGACGATTCAGCGTATCGAGTTTGGCGTGTAACTGCGTCAGCGCCTGGTCGACGGTCGCCTCGGGATACAGGGCGCGATTGCGGATTTCGCTGACGATCGCCAGGATGACGATTTCGTAGAGAATGCTGTGAGACCATGGCCCGTCGATGACGATGCATAGATCGTTGCCGTCCATGCCGACAACGACATAGTCCGGGTTGAAACGAAACAGCTCGAGGAAGCGGATGAAATCCGGGGTCATGTAGGCAAAGCTGCTCAGATAATGCGACTCCTCCCTGCTCAAGCTCAACATCGCCAGGTAATCGATCTGCGCCCGTATCTCGTCGACATAAGGCGCCAGGTCCTCCGCATTGCGGGAGCGGAATTCCCACGTCACGCTGGCGTTGGGGTAGTTGTGATGGACGCCCTGCATCATCGTGAGCTTGTACCAGTCGGTATCCAGCAAGGAATCGATGATGGGCCCTTGCATGCGGTAGGTATCCGTCAATGCAGCCTCCGGTGCTTTCGATAATCTGAAATTATCCTAGAGCCTAGTTGGCGGCGGCACCCTGGTAAAACGCCAATGGCGCAATGATCGCTGTCGGCTCGAATACCACCAATCTTCAAAGAAGGAGCTTGATGCCCACTAGCATGATGAGCAGGGCGAAGAGTTTCCTGAGCAGACCGGCCGGCAGCCGGTGGGCAGCGGCCACGCCGAGCCTGGCGGCCGGCACGCTGCATAGCAGCATGCCGAGAAAGGCCGGCCAGTAGAGAAAACCGGTGGCGTAGTCCGGCAGCGCCGCGTCGCGATAGCCGGTCACCACGAAGGTCACTGCGCCGAATGCCGCAATGGGAATGCCGCAGGCCGCCGAGGTGCCGATGGCTCGGGTCATGCTCGCCCCGCTGCGCAACAGCCAGGGCACGCTGAGCACGCCGCCGCCGATCCCGAACAGCGCCGAGAACGCGCCGATGACTGTGCCGGCGGTGATCGTCTGAAGCCCGCCGGCACGCTCGTTCGCTACAGTCGGCATGCGGGAAAACAGCAGGCGCAACGCCAGAAGGGTCAGGAACAGGCCGAATAGCGTCTGCAACTGAGCGGCCGGAAGCACGCTCGCCAGCAGGCCGCCCAGGATCGCGCCGGTGATCAGCCCCGGAAGCAGCCGAATCAGCAGCGGCTTGGCAACGCCCCCGCGCCGCCAATGGCCGAACGCCGACGAGGAACCGGTCACGGCAATGGTCGCCAGCGACGTACCGATGGCCATATGAGTCATGACCGAGGCATCGATGCCCTGCTTGGCGAACGCAAGGAGCAGCGCCGGGACGATCACCACACCACCGCCGATTCCGAACAGCCCCGCCGCAAAGCCGGCGACGCTCCCGATCAGGCAATAGAACAACAACGACAGCAACATGCGAACCCCCAGGGCCAGCGAAGGGAGCCAGATAAAGACCCGACCGACTGCCTCAGGACAACTCGGTCACCGCAGTGCGGCCCAGGTCCTTGACGCTCGCCACCAGATCGCTGAAGCGCTCGCCCTGGACCAGCACATGCCCGCGCAGTGCGTCCTCGGCCGCCTGGGACTCCCCCGCCTCGATCGCCATGACGATACGCCGATGCTCATCGAGCGACGACTGCATGCGATGGCGCACCTTGAGTTGCAGGCGGCGATAGGGCTTCAGGCGCATCTTCAGTTGCCGGGCCTCGTCGGCGAGAAAGGCATTGTGGCTGGCCGCATAGATGCAACTGTGAAAGGCTTCATTCTCGTAATAGTACTCATCGGTATCGCCGTTCCCGGCGGCCTGCTCGCAGCGCTTCAGGGCATCGCGGAGCTCGCCGAGCTCCAGCACCGTGATGCGGCGTGCGGCGAGTCGCCCGCACATCCCCTCCAGTTCCGCCATGACCTCGAACATCTCGATCAGCCGGTCGATGCCGACCTCGGCGACGAACGTGCCCTTCTTGGGTTGCACACTGACCAGCCCGCTGGCCACCAGTTGATGGATGGCTTCGCGAACCGGGGTGCGCGAGACGTTGAATTCCTGACCCAGCGCTTCCGGATCGAGGCGCTCTCCGGGTATCCGATCCCCGTTGAGGATAGCGTTCTCCAGTGCGTCCCTGAGTCGCTGCGTATTAGATCGCTTCATGCCGCCCACGCGTCACCTCCCGCCCCGTCCGGCTCTGCCACTATGGTCTAGGGTCAAAAAATTGACATGAATATACTAGCACCGCTATTAAAGTATACATCAGCAAGCCTGATATATACCCAGCACAATAACAATCGA
The genomic region above belongs to Halomonas zincidurans B6 and contains:
- the pncB gene encoding nicotinate phosphoribosyltransferase, with the translated sequence MTDTYRMQGPIIDSLLDTDWYKLTMMQGVHHNYPNASVTWEFRSRNAEDLAPYVDEIRAQIDYLAMLSLSREESHYLSSFAYMTPDFIRFLELFRFNPDYVVVGMDGNDLCIVIDGPWSHSILYEIVILAIVSEIRNRALYPEATVDQALTQLHAKLDTLNRRYSPDELKGFNLADFGTRRRLSQPVQEVIIEALSTHFPGNFVGTSNVDIARRHGLAPMGTMAHEWVMAHQQLGSRLIDSQRAALEAWVQEYRGYLGVALTDTITLDAFLNDFDLYFAKLFDGLRHDSGDPLVFAEKCIRHYEKLGVDPGTKTLIFSDALTFDKAMEIKMALQGRIKTSFGIGTSLTCDVPGVRPLNIVIKMMSCNARPVAKISDEPGKATSRDYNYVNYLKSVFGVSH
- a CDS encoding sulfite exporter TauE/SafE family protein, which translates into the protein MLLSLLFYCLIGSVAGFAAGLFGIGGGVVIVPALLLAFAKQGIDASVMTHMAIGTSLATIAVTGSSSAFGHWRRGGVAKPLLIRLLPGLITGAILGGLLASVLPAAQLQTLFGLFLTLLALRLLFSRMPTVANERAGGLQTITAGTVIGAFSALFGIGGGVLSVPWLLRSGASMTRAIGTSAACGIPIAAFGAVTFVVTGYRDAALPDYATGFLYWPAFLGMLLCSVPAARLGVAAAHRLPAGLLRKLFALLIMLVGIKLLL
- a CDS encoding GntR family transcriptional regulator, whose protein sequence is MKRSNTQRLRDALENAILNGDRIPGERLDPEALGQEFNVSRTPVREAIHQLVASGLVSVQPKKGTFVAEVGIDRLIEMFEVMAELEGMCGRLAARRITVLELGELRDALKRCEQAAGNGDTDEYYYENEAFHSCIYAASHNAFLADEARQLKMRLKPYRRLQLKVRHRMQSSLDEHRRIVMAIEAGESQAAEDALRGHVLVQGERFSDLVASVKDLGRTAVTELS